The window CGTCTTCGAGCCTCACCCGCAGGCTATGGATGCCGGGGAGCGCCAGAACTTCGCCGTCGGTGACGACGGGCAGTGAATCGTCCGTGACGAAATTGCAGCCCGCCCGGAAGAGCGTCAGCGCCAGGGTGGACTTTCCGAAGTGTTTGGGCGCCAGAAACGCGACTACGCCACTGGCTGTTTCCACCGCGCTGGCGTGCAGCGTCGTCACCCCCGAAAGCTGGAGGGAGGTCGCCAGAACGCGCCCGATCAGGTGATTGCGGCCAAAGTCCCACCAGGGCTCCGGGTTCGGAAGCCAGCAGATATCGCCGGAAGGAAGCAGATCGTAGCAACCGGTATCATCGATGGTGATGCGGTGCCCGGCCGCATGGCGGTAGAGGCGTGCGTGGACCTCTCCGTAGATGTGTTCCTCCCCGAGCAGCTCCGCGTCCTCCGCCTCGGGCAGCTCGTCCACTACCCGAAAGGCCCAGCGGACGGGGCCGGGAGGGCATTCGCGCAGCTCCGGAAGCGGGATCGTCGAGCTGAGCCGCGACCCGCAGGCGGAATAGTAGTACGTGGTCACAGCCCCGCGGTCGCAAAGGGGATGGTGCGATCGACAGCGGAGAGATCGGCGAGGGGATTGAAACGCTCCACGTAGGTCGGCTCGTCGCCCAGTACGTGGCCGGCCAGCTCGACCCAGGCGTGCGCCTCGAAGCCGCGGGGGCCCATACGCACGCCGATGCGGATACGCGATCCGGTGAGCCCGGCGCGTTCCAGCATCTCGTGCAACGCGATGGAACGAACGAGACACAGGGGACGGCCGATCCCGAAGCGCGCGACGCGCTCTACCGCGAGCCCGATCCTTTCGGCCCGCTGCAGGTCGGGCGGCTGCGCACCCGGCTGGCTGTGGCGCCCCGCGAGCGTGGCCAGCAACTCTCCCCGCGGGACCCGACGCACCAGGCGCTGTGCTTTGAGAAGCTCCACCTGGGCCCGCAGCATGAGCCACCAGACGGCCGGTCCGCTTGCGAGGAGCTTGCGGAGCCGTCTGGCGGAGTTACGTAGCCGGAGCATCGACGGTCAGCTCGAGCTCTCCAATCCTCTCCAGGAACTCGCGCGTGTCTGCGATGAGTGTTTCCGCATCGACGCCCGTATAGGTCTGTTGCAGGGAGCGGATCAACTCGTCGAAGCTGTTCGCGACCGAGGAGTTGGCATCCGGTAACATCTCCCAGATCTTCGCCCCCACGCGGCTCAGGCCGAAATAGGCCTCGCTGCGCGAGCAGAAGAGCACTCCCCCATCCTCCATAGGACGGAAGATGACGGTGGGGCTCTTGAAGGGCAGCCGCTGACTCACGTGAGAACCCGATTGAGGTGGCAACAGAAACCGCCGAGCTTGCGGCGGTGAAATTCAATACCATCCGGGGTGGCGGTCCCGGACCGCCACCCCGCACCTGCTCGAGAATCAGGACGTGGTCGGATGATCCGGCTCGTTCTCGTGAAGGAAGAACTCCTTGATGCTGTCCGCGCCCCAGTCCAGATCAAAGGCCCAGCCACCACCTCGCGTCAGCTCGCGAAACGAACCGAACGGAACCACTTGAGGCTTCTCGTACATCGGCTACCTCCGTATACGGTAGTTCCTGGTGCCCCAGGAGAGATCGTGGCGCGACGCGCCACGGCGAGCAATCCAGCCGGGGGCGTCACCTAGCAAGCCATGCACCACCCGGGTCCGTCTCAGAAACCCACGGTCCCATCCCATCTTCTGCGATCGCCGAGGGTTCCGTGGCCGGGCCGATCTTCCCGGAGCGCAACGCGTGTCGTGGGTCCGCAACGCCGCTGGAAGGGCGCAGGTACGCTCGCAGCCAGGCCTCGCAGAGTATCGTCAGGGAGACGTCGACCGAGGACGACCAGCGGACCACCCCGTCCGGGCCAAAGACGTCGTTGAACGCCTGGCTATCGACGACGTCTGCCTCCTGGCTGACCCAGGGACCGGCATTGAGATCGGCCAGCAAGCGCTCGGTGTCTTTCCGCCAGCGAGCGCGCAGGATACCGAAGCCCGTTCCCGTCTTCATTCCGCCACGGAGAAAGGTCCGATTTCGATCCGGAAGGCGATCGCGGACGGCCTGCTTGAGGAGGACCTTGAAATCGTTCGGCTGATTGAAATCGCTATCCGGCCGTGACATGGCGAACTCCACGAGCCGGCGGTCATAGAACGGCATGCGGAGCTCGAGCCCTTCGTCACGGTTGAGGTCGAACGACGCGGCGCACCCGCGCGAATGTGCATATTCCATCAGGTTCCACGCATGTCGCTGCATGGAAATGGTGGGATAGCGGCGAACGATGCGGGCCGCGTAGTCCCGACGATCACTCTCGACGACCCTGTCGAGGGTAGCGCCGTCCACGCAGATCCACGGGGGCACCGGGCGCTCGTAGGGTCGCGTGCAGAGGCGCCTGTCCAGCAGGTGCTCCA of the Longimicrobiaceae bacterium genome contains:
- a CDS encoding asparagine synthase-related protein; translated protein: GGDNVFALESWRMADLLRRGRLVELRRYRAARGYRGWRSFVDTCLRPALPLRLFDAMEHLLDRRLCTRPYERPVPPWICVDGATLDRVVESDRRDYAARIVRRYPTISMQRHAWNLMEYAHSRGCAASFDLNRDEGLELRMPFYDRRLVEFAMSRPDSDFNQPNDFKVLLKQAVRDRLPDRNRTFLRGGMKTGTGFGILRARWRKDTERLLADLNAGPWVSQEADVVDSQAFNDVFGPDGVVRWSSSVDVSLTILCEAWLRAYLRPSSGVADPRHALRSGKIGPATEPSAIAEDGMGPWVSETDPGGAWLAR
- a CDS encoding PqqD family protein; this encodes MSQRLPFKSPTVIFRPMEDGGVLFCSRSEAYFGLSRVGAKIWEMLPDANSSVANSFDELIRSLQQTYTGVDAETLIADTREFLERIGELELTVDAPAT
- a CDS encoding lasso RiPP family leader peptide-containing protein; the encoded protein is MYEKPQVVPFGSFRELTRGGGWAFDLDWGADSIKEFFLHENEPDHPTTS
- a CDS encoding lasso peptide biosynthesis B2 protein codes for the protein MLRLRNSARRLRKLLASGPAVWWLMLRAQVELLKAQRLVRRVPRGELLATLAGRHSQPGAQPPDLQRAERIGLAVERVARFGIGRPLCLVRSIALHEMLERAGLTGSRIRIGVRMGPRGFEAHAWVELAGHVLGDEPTYVERFNPLADLSAVDRTIPFATAGL